A stretch of Candidatus Eisenbacteria bacterium DNA encodes these proteins:
- the rplS gene encoding 50S ribosomal protein L19 produces MTGFIDAVESTQMKQTTTDAKPGDTVRVQVKVVEAEKERLQIFEGTVISRRGTGIRETMTVRKVSGGVGVERTFPIHSPGVSGIEVVKRGKVRRAKLFYLRGKKGKHARITEKTLERGEGPSVEEKKD; encoded by the coding sequence GTGACAGGATTCATTGATGCGGTGGAGTCGACTCAGATGAAGCAAACCACGACTGATGCCAAACCCGGTGACACAGTCCGGGTTCAGGTCAAGGTGGTCGAAGCGGAGAAGGAAAGGCTTCAGATATTCGAGGGGACTGTGATCTCACGAAGGGGGACGGGGATTAGAGAGACCATGACCGTCCGCAAGGTAAGCGGAGGTGTGGGCGTTGAGAGGACTTTTCCTATTCACTCGCCTGGAGTATCAGGCATAGAAGTCGTGAAGAGAGGAAAAGTAAGACGGGCAAAACTCTTCTACCTCAGAGGTAAGAAAGGCAAGCATGCGCGAATAACCGAGAAAACCCTTGAGAGAGGCGAGGGTCCATCCGTTGAAGAGAAAAAGGATTGA
- a CDS encoding ribonuclease HII, translating into MKRKRIERARFAELLRFEKRLSGKFWREAAGVDEAGRGPLAGPVVAASVVLGKDFYLPGLDDSKRLSEKTRERCFDEIIRQAVSVSWAVIDNGVIDRVNILRATWMAMEEALLGLSIVPSLALIDGREVPGLRFKQKAVIQGDRKSVSIAAASVVAKVVRDRLMTRYHEKFPLYGFDRNKGYGTKEHVSALGIHGPCEIHRMSFAPVRHAEVVLPLPLGRGSG; encoded by the coding sequence TTGAAGAGAAAAAGGATTGAACGGGCGAGATTCGCGGAACTCCTGCGATTTGAGAAAAGACTCAGTGGGAAGTTTTGGAGAGAAGCTGCCGGAGTAGATGAGGCTGGAAGAGGACCTCTTGCTGGGCCTGTTGTCGCAGCTTCGGTTGTGCTGGGAAAAGACTTCTACCTGCCCGGGCTTGACGATTCGAAAAGGTTGAGTGAGAAAACGCGCGAGAGATGTTTTGATGAGATAATAAGACAGGCCGTTTCGGTGTCATGGGCCGTGATTGATAATGGTGTCATTGACAGAGTAAACATTCTGAGAGCGACCTGGATGGCAATGGAGGAAGCGCTTCTTGGTCTCAGCATCGTTCCTTCGCTTGCTCTCATTGACGGAAGGGAAGTCCCCGGACTCCGGTTCAAACAGAAGGCAGTGATCCAGGGCGACCGGAAAAGTGTATCGATCGCCGCAGCTTCGGTTGTTGCGAAGGTTGTCCGGGATAGACTAATGACCCGGTATCACGAGAAGTTCCCTCTGTATGGATTCGACAGAAACAAAGGTTATGGCACAAAGGAACACGTGTCTGCACTCGGGATTCATGGACCGTGCGAGATACACAGGATGAGCTTTGCTCCCGTCAGACACGCTGAGGTTGTTCTCCCTCTCCCCCTGGGGAGAGGGTCGGGGTGA
- a CDS encoding YraN family protein, with translation MMEKMEKGRCAEEIAALFLLLKGYSILARNVRPGGVEIDIVALDATTLAFVEVKFRETSYFGSPANAVDWKKRKRLLKAGLAFLKERKVEAENLRFDVVSVVLEDEGLALEHISNAFGGGNWA, from the coding sequence ATGATGGAAAAGATGGAGAAGGGGAGATGCGCTGAAGAAATTGCAGCGCTTTTTCTTTTGTTGAAGGGTTATTCGATTCTGGCAAGGAACGTGAGGCCAGGGGGTGTAGAAATTGATATTGTGGCGCTGGATGCCACGACGCTTGCGTTTGTTGAAGTCAAATTCAGGGAGACCTCCTACTTTGGAAGCCCTGCCAACGCGGTTGACTGGAAAAAGAGAAAGAGGCTTCTAAAGGCAGGGCTCGCCTTTCTGAAAGAGAGAAAGGTCGAGGCGGAGAACCTGAGGTTTGATGTCGTATCGGTAGTTCTCGAAGATGAAGGGCTTGCCCTCGAGCACATAAGTAACGCCTTCGGAGGAGGAAACTGGGCTTGA
- a CDS encoding sulfide-dependent adenosine diphosphate thiazole synthase translates to MPLFKPVSEKDVTRAIIDGFLKQFREYAESDVIIVGAGPSGLIAGRDLASKGYKVLISERNNYLGGGFWIGGYLMNKLTVRAPGEKVLDELGVPYEEAKPGLFMADGPHACSKLIAAACDAGVKFASLTMCDDVLLREGNRVAGVVVNWTPVSAMPREITCVDPVGLEAKVVIDATGHDACVLKRLEDRGLLKTIGFGAMWVEASEDLIVEHTGEIHPGLVVCGMAVSTAYGLPRMGPTFGGMLLSGKRAAEVVTKILEKEPGEKKKTPLKAELV, encoded by the coding sequence ATGCCGCTTTTCAAGCCAGTGAGTGAAAAAGATGTCACAAGAGCGATTATTGATGGATTCTTGAAACAGTTTAGAGAATATGCTGAGTCCGATGTCATAATAGTGGGCGCAGGTCCGAGCGGGCTGATTGCCGGAAGGGACCTCGCTTCGAAGGGATACAAGGTCTTGATTTCAGAGAGGAACAACTACCTTGGAGGTGGATTCTGGATCGGCGGCTATCTGATGAACAAACTTACCGTACGTGCGCCGGGCGAGAAGGTCCTGGATGAGCTTGGAGTTCCGTACGAAGAGGCAAAGCCGGGACTCTTTATGGCCGACGGCCCGCACGCGTGCTCAAAGCTCATTGCTGCGGCCTGTGACGCAGGCGTCAAGTTTGCAAGCCTGACAATGTGCGATGATGTACTTCTTCGTGAGGGCAACAGGGTTGCCGGTGTCGTCGTGAACTGGACCCCGGTATCAGCAATGCCCAGAGAAATCACCTGCGTTGATCCGGTAGGTCTTGAGGCCAAAGTCGTGATAGATGCAACCGGTCATGATGCGTGTGTCCTCAAGAGGCTCGAGGACAGAGGTCTTCTCAAGACGATCGGCTTCGGCGCGATGTGGGTTGAGGCATCTGAAGACCTTATCGTCGAGCATACGGGCGAAATCCATCCGGGTCTCGTGGTCTGTGGAATGGCAGTTTCGACAGCGTACGGTCTTCCCAGGATGGGACCTACTTTCGGCGGAATGCTTCTTTCCGGCAAGCGCGCGGCTGAAGTCGTAACAAAGATTCTTGAGAAGGAGCCCGGCGAGAAAAAGAAGACGCCGCTCAAGGCCGAGCTTGTGTAA